The proteins below come from a single Mya arenaria isolate MELC-2E11 chromosome 6, ASM2691426v1 genomic window:
- the LOC128236512 gene encoding uncharacterized protein LOC128236512 isoform X1, giving the protein MFKKKKREKKSDNIDSIEIPGEEEPNYAGLVVVYRSDIISRLEPKQILPYMASIDTTQSEKIKKIGEIDRVVATELLLDAIKQSRDRGIWREFMTALERTKYIALRQKLHGDSIHDDTSEIRYIEIMTPQLRQIINPCEITSALLSRDILIQDDVEEILCEANNRGSIAATDMLLQRVSGKHPKWYTELVAVLFTSGMSDAGDILLQGFNQCPRKSEDSESYLTRTQVPKTGVTVKHLRKYVKERNPNTGSSKEQPRPHSSVLSLTDVGTKCSSKEQPRPHSSVLSLTDVGTKFCHTPKEEQNYLQRIVQKREFEEHVYDEPAYEENPEDMEVKIPEAEISNNQYLSMDSSLTNELFYITPQCETPLPEEPPPVPMRISRGKNESMPIKDENEVADTKERAERETVYVCAVEDYETLYRGQRSFKKGDVIRVVKPIDGEEDDEYYQCNDKEGQLIPKICVDVVEIRKPERTEKCKSTSFDYGSPAPDTPIPENMMMTINKMLSELLKQQTLEQHDKDLKEQLGQREDVMKQDLLIPEDDDEDDLENITSLC; this is encoded by the exons GGAGAAGAGGAACCAAATTATGCAGGGCTTGTCGTTGTATATAGATCAGACATCATCAGCCGTCTTGAACCCAAACAAATTCTGCCTTACATGGCTTCTAtcg ATACCACACAAAGCGAAAAGATCAAGAAAATAGGCGAGATTGACAGAGTTGTTGCTACGGAATTACTGCTAGACGCCATAAAACAGTCACGTGATCGAGGAATATGGCGGGAATTTATGACAGCTTTGGAAAGAACCA AATATATTGCACTACGACAAAAACTTCACGGAGACTCTATTCACGATGACACTTCCGAAATAAGGTATATTGAGATTATGACGCCCCAACTCAGACAAATTATAAATCCATGTGAGATAACATCCGCGCTTCTTTCTCGTGACATTCTCATTCAAGACGACGTAGAGGAGATTCTATGTGAAGCAAACAATCGTGGTTCGATAGCAGCAACAGATATGTTATTGCAAAGGGTATCTGGGAAGCATCCCAAATGGTACACTGAATTAGTTGCAGTTCTTTTTACTAGCGGTATGAGTGATGCAGGAGATATCCTTCTTCAAGGTTTTAACC AATGCCCTAGAAAATCAGAAGATTCGGAATCGTATTTGACACGAACACAAGTTCCTAAAACAG GAGTGACGGTGAAACACCTAAGGAAATATGTAAAAGAGAGAAATCCTAACACAG GCAGCAGCAAAGAGCAGCCAAGGCCACATTCTTCAGTTCTCTCGCTAACAGATGTTGGCACCAAGT GCAGCAGCAAAGAGCAGCCAAGGCCACATTCTTCAGTTCTCTCGCTAACAGATGTTGGCACCAAAT TTTGTCATACACCAAAAGAAGAACAGAATTACTTGCAACGAATTGTACAAAAACGAGAATTTGAAGAACATGTTTACGACGAGCCAGCTTACGAA GAAAACCCCGAAGACATGGAGGTGAAAATACCCGAAGCAG AAATTTCGAATAATCAGTACCTTAGTATGGATAGCTCCTTGACGAATGAACTATTTTACATTACCCCGCAG TGTGAAACGCCATTGCCGGAGGAGCCGCCACCAGTGCCAATGCGTATTTCAAGGGGAAAAAATGAGTCAATGCctattaaagatgaaaat GAAGTCGCTGACACAAAAGAGAGGGCTGAAAGAG AAACTGTTTATGTGTGTGCAGTAGAGGACTATGAAACACTCTAC CGGGGACAACGATCGTTTAAAAAGGGGGATGTAATTCGTGTTGTAAAACCCATAGACGGTGAAGAAGACGATGAATACTACCAGTGCAATGATAAGGAAGGGCAACTTATTCCTAAGATTTGTG TTGACGTCGTTGAAATACGAAAACCAGAAAGAACAGAAAAATGCAAATCAACGTCATTTG ATTATGGTTCCCCTGCACCAGACACTCCAATTCCTGAGAATATGATGATGACTATCAATAAGATGCTTAGTGAACTTCTAAAGCAACAGACCTTAGAGCAACACGACAAAGATCTCAAGGAGCAGCTGGGTCAGCGCGAAGACGTTATGAAGCAAGATTTGCTCATACCAG AAGACGATGATGAAGATGACCTTGAAAATATTACTTCTTTATGCTGA
- the LOC128236512 gene encoding uncharacterized protein LOC128236512 isoform X3, translating to MFKKKKREKKSDNIDSIEIPGEEEPNYAGLVVVYRSDIISRLEPKQILPYMASIDTTQSEKIKKIGEIDRVVATELLLDAIKQSRDRGIWREFMTALERTKYIALRQKLHGDSIHDDTSEIRYIEIMTPQLRQIINPCEITSALLSRDILIQDDVEEILCEANNRGSIAATDMLLQRVSGKHPKWYTELVAVLFTSGMSDAGDILLQGFNQCPRKSEDSESYLTRTQVPKTGVTVKHLRKYVKERNPNTGSSKEQPRPHSSVLSLTDVGTKCSSKEQPRPHSSVLSLTDVGTKFCHTPKEEQNYLQRIVQKREFEEHVYDEPAYEENPEDMEVKIPEAEISNNQYLSMDSSLTNELFYITPQEVADTKERAERETVYVCAVEDYETLYRGQRSFKKGDVIRVVKPIDGEEDDEYYQCNDKEGQLIPKICVDVVEIRKPERTEKCKSTSFDYGSPAPDTPIPENMMMTINKMLSELLKQQTLEQHDKDLKEQLGQREDVMKQDLLIPEDDDEDDLENITSLC from the exons GGAGAAGAGGAACCAAATTATGCAGGGCTTGTCGTTGTATATAGATCAGACATCATCAGCCGTCTTGAACCCAAACAAATTCTGCCTTACATGGCTTCTAtcg ATACCACACAAAGCGAAAAGATCAAGAAAATAGGCGAGATTGACAGAGTTGTTGCTACGGAATTACTGCTAGACGCCATAAAACAGTCACGTGATCGAGGAATATGGCGGGAATTTATGACAGCTTTGGAAAGAACCA AATATATTGCACTACGACAAAAACTTCACGGAGACTCTATTCACGATGACACTTCCGAAATAAGGTATATTGAGATTATGACGCCCCAACTCAGACAAATTATAAATCCATGTGAGATAACATCCGCGCTTCTTTCTCGTGACATTCTCATTCAAGACGACGTAGAGGAGATTCTATGTGAAGCAAACAATCGTGGTTCGATAGCAGCAACAGATATGTTATTGCAAAGGGTATCTGGGAAGCATCCCAAATGGTACACTGAATTAGTTGCAGTTCTTTTTACTAGCGGTATGAGTGATGCAGGAGATATCCTTCTTCAAGGTTTTAACC AATGCCCTAGAAAATCAGAAGATTCGGAATCGTATTTGACACGAACACAAGTTCCTAAAACAG GAGTGACGGTGAAACACCTAAGGAAATATGTAAAAGAGAGAAATCCTAACACAG GCAGCAGCAAAGAGCAGCCAAGGCCACATTCTTCAGTTCTCTCGCTAACAGATGTTGGCACCAAGT GCAGCAGCAAAGAGCAGCCAAGGCCACATTCTTCAGTTCTCTCGCTAACAGATGTTGGCACCAAAT TTTGTCATACACCAAAAGAAGAACAGAATTACTTGCAACGAATTGTACAAAAACGAGAATTTGAAGAACATGTTTACGACGAGCCAGCTTACGAA GAAAACCCCGAAGACATGGAGGTGAAAATACCCGAAGCAG AAATTTCGAATAATCAGTACCTTAGTATGGATAGCTCCTTGACGAATGAACTATTTTACATTACCCCGCAG GAAGTCGCTGACACAAAAGAGAGGGCTGAAAGAG AAACTGTTTATGTGTGTGCAGTAGAGGACTATGAAACACTCTAC CGGGGACAACGATCGTTTAAAAAGGGGGATGTAATTCGTGTTGTAAAACCCATAGACGGTGAAGAAGACGATGAATACTACCAGTGCAATGATAAGGAAGGGCAACTTATTCCTAAGATTTGTG TTGACGTCGTTGAAATACGAAAACCAGAAAGAACAGAAAAATGCAAATCAACGTCATTTG ATTATGGTTCCCCTGCACCAGACACTCCAATTCCTGAGAATATGATGATGACTATCAATAAGATGCTTAGTGAACTTCTAAAGCAACAGACCTTAGAGCAACACGACAAAGATCTCAAGGAGCAGCTGGGTCAGCGCGAAGACGTTATGAAGCAAGATTTGCTCATACCAG AAGACGATGATGAAGATGACCTTGAAAATATTACTTCTTTATGCTGA
- the LOC128236512 gene encoding uncharacterized protein LOC128236512 isoform X2 gives MFKKKKREKKSDNIDSIEIPGEEEPNYAGLVVVYRSDIISRLEPKQILPYMASIDTTQSEKIKKIGEIDRVVATELLLDAIKQSRDRGIWREFMTALERTKYIALRQKLHGDSIHDDTSEIRYIEIMTPQLRQIINPCEITSALLSRDILIQDDVEEILCEANNRGSIAATDMLLQRVSGKHPKWYTELVAVLFTSGMSDAGDILLQGFNQCPRKSEDSESYLTRTQVPKTGVTVKHLRKYVKERNPNTGSSKEQPRPHSSVLSLTDVGTKFCHTPKEEQNYLQRIVQKREFEEHVYDEPAYEENPEDMEVKIPEAEISNNQYLSMDSSLTNELFYITPQCETPLPEEPPPVPMRISRGKNESMPIKDENEVADTKERAERETVYVCAVEDYETLYRGQRSFKKGDVIRVVKPIDGEEDDEYYQCNDKEGQLIPKICVDVVEIRKPERTEKCKSTSFDYGSPAPDTPIPENMMMTINKMLSELLKQQTLEQHDKDLKEQLGQREDVMKQDLLIPEDDDEDDLENITSLC, from the exons GGAGAAGAGGAACCAAATTATGCAGGGCTTGTCGTTGTATATAGATCAGACATCATCAGCCGTCTTGAACCCAAACAAATTCTGCCTTACATGGCTTCTAtcg ATACCACACAAAGCGAAAAGATCAAGAAAATAGGCGAGATTGACAGAGTTGTTGCTACGGAATTACTGCTAGACGCCATAAAACAGTCACGTGATCGAGGAATATGGCGGGAATTTATGACAGCTTTGGAAAGAACCA AATATATTGCACTACGACAAAAACTTCACGGAGACTCTATTCACGATGACACTTCCGAAATAAGGTATATTGAGATTATGACGCCCCAACTCAGACAAATTATAAATCCATGTGAGATAACATCCGCGCTTCTTTCTCGTGACATTCTCATTCAAGACGACGTAGAGGAGATTCTATGTGAAGCAAACAATCGTGGTTCGATAGCAGCAACAGATATGTTATTGCAAAGGGTATCTGGGAAGCATCCCAAATGGTACACTGAATTAGTTGCAGTTCTTTTTACTAGCGGTATGAGTGATGCAGGAGATATCCTTCTTCAAGGTTTTAACC AATGCCCTAGAAAATCAGAAGATTCGGAATCGTATTTGACACGAACACAAGTTCCTAAAACAG GAGTGACGGTGAAACACCTAAGGAAATATGTAAAAGAGAGAAATCCTAACACAG GCAGCAGCAAAGAGCAGCCAAGGCCACATTCTTCAGTTCTCTCGCTAACAGATGTTGGCACCAAGT TTTGTCATACACCAAAAGAAGAACAGAATTACTTGCAACGAATTGTACAAAAACGAGAATTTGAAGAACATGTTTACGACGAGCCAGCTTACGAA GAAAACCCCGAAGACATGGAGGTGAAAATACCCGAAGCAG AAATTTCGAATAATCAGTACCTTAGTATGGATAGCTCCTTGACGAATGAACTATTTTACATTACCCCGCAG TGTGAAACGCCATTGCCGGAGGAGCCGCCACCAGTGCCAATGCGTATTTCAAGGGGAAAAAATGAGTCAATGCctattaaagatgaaaat GAAGTCGCTGACACAAAAGAGAGGGCTGAAAGAG AAACTGTTTATGTGTGTGCAGTAGAGGACTATGAAACACTCTAC CGGGGACAACGATCGTTTAAAAAGGGGGATGTAATTCGTGTTGTAAAACCCATAGACGGTGAAGAAGACGATGAATACTACCAGTGCAATGATAAGGAAGGGCAACTTATTCCTAAGATTTGTG TTGACGTCGTTGAAATACGAAAACCAGAAAGAACAGAAAAATGCAAATCAACGTCATTTG ATTATGGTTCCCCTGCACCAGACACTCCAATTCCTGAGAATATGATGATGACTATCAATAAGATGCTTAGTGAACTTCTAAAGCAACAGACCTTAGAGCAACACGACAAAGATCTCAAGGAGCAGCTGGGTCAGCGCGAAGACGTTATGAAGCAAGATTTGCTCATACCAG AAGACGATGATGAAGATGACCTTGAAAATATTACTTCTTTATGCTGA
- the LOC128237992 gene encoding four-domain proteases inhibitor-like — MNSVISVLLVVAVVAAVNARSPPCICPANWDPVCGTDGKTYGNMCDLECSNVPFQSQGKCPCRCTKDLNPVCGNDGVTYDNECLMECNGATLASSGAC; from the exons ATGAATTCCGTAATCTCAGTTCTACTTGTGGTAGCTGTGGTGGCAG CTGTGAACGCTAGAAGCCCGCCATGTATATGCCCTGCCAATTGGGATCCAGTTTGCGGAACGGATGGGAAAACCTATGGAAATATGTGCGACTTGGAATGCTC CAACGTTCCCTTCCAATCGCAAGGTAAATGTCCCTGCAGATGTACCAAAGATCTGAATCCAGTCTGCGGAAATGACGGGGTCACCTATGACAACGAATGCCTCATGGAGTGCAA tgGAGCAACCCTTGCCAGTTCTGGAGCATGCTAG
- the LOC128236582 gene encoding complement C1q-like protein 2, translated as MVFHQILLATVLLGSVTTHADDVDDDLRQEMALLKEVVRDQNVRLSAMAAILEKQEAFLSQVDALRQEVVQLRKEAGNKSRGRRQSEAAAFSAYHARQEVLHQGDTLKFSQPIYNEGSMYDPQTGVATAPMDGTYIFTMTIEHWETQELRCYLMADGTNMVDVIIYPNGRSTQSSNTAVLGLTSGQRVWVQCDDGQVFGSDGFRGTTFSGAYLY; from the exons ATGGTATTTCATCAAATACTATTAGCAACAGTGTTACTCGGATCAGTAACGACACATGCTGATGATGTCGACGACGATCTTAGACAGGAAATGGCTCTCCTAAAAGAGGTTGTGCGCGATCAGAACGTCCGTCTGTCCGCCATGGCCGCCATCTTGGAGAAACAGGAAGCCTTCCTTTCACAAGTGGACGCCCTTCGACAGGAAGTAGTCCAGCTTAGGAAAGAAGCAGGCAACAAATCGAGAG GTCGCCGTCAGAGCGAGGCGGCTGCGTTCTCAGCGTACCACGCCAGACAGGAAGTCCTCCACCAGGGCGACACGCTCAAGTTTAGCCAGCCGATTTACAACGAAGGCAGTATGTACGACCCGCAGACCGGCGTGGCCACGGCGCCTATGGACGGCACCTACATCTTCACAATGACCATCGAACACTGGGAGACGCAAGAGCTCCGCTGCTACCTGATGGCGGACGGCACCAACATGGTGGATGTAATAATCTATCCTAATGGCAGGAGTACGCAGTCCAGCAACACGGCCGTCCTGGGGCTCACTTCAGGACAGCGCGTGTGGGTTCAGTGTGATGACGGTCAGGTATTTGGCAGCGATGGTTTTCGGGGGACGACCTTCTCCGGGGCGTACTTGTATTAA